GTTGATTGGCATAATTGAATAGGTGCCACATATGATAAAGCGAAGGTGAATATTAATTTTGGCTTGTAGGCAAGTTGGGAGGTGTTGAAACTTCTAAATAGTGTATTAGTAGTGTTTGATATTAGTGTAagtgttatatatataattttatagacAAAACTAAATGTGctttaaatattgatttgatgataGTGTATAAGATTTTTCACTTATTAAAAATTAAGGGTTTAAGATATCATGATGTCAACTAAGTTAACTGATAAACATCTTGACAGTTTATCTTAAGATTTTGAATTCAAATCTCAATTTCATCATTTACcttaaaaaaaattctataatTCACTTCATATAGTCAAATTCAAAATGATCGCAACAATACAATGGTTTCTGCTGAATGAAATTTGGAGGAAGCTTTATTTGTGGACTCATCACGAGAAAGTAGTAAAGCATAATGAATCTTTTCCAATCTCTAATGGAAGTGCCCAAAGTCGATGCAACAACAACGACGCGGATAGTCTTTACAGTGCACGACCGACGAGTGGCGTTTGAGCATCCGTAAAGACAAGTGCAGTCCAAGTAAGTCTCCACTACTGCCCGTGTTGACAAGTAAACCTGAGGGAGAAGAGTCAAGAATGAAGGCTAGACTTCGAAACCAAGGCACAGCTGTTGACAAGAAAGGCCATGGAATTCCTCGTCCAACTTATAGGAATCGTCATCCAGCAACAAGGAGGGAACTTCAGAGAGTGCTCCGCATCAAAGTTCACCTGCAAGCCAGAgagctggagagagagagagagagacaacagCATCCATGCCCGGAACGTTTTGCCAAGCCCTGGAGTGGGCTCAAATTGCGTGCAGCAGTCTTCCGTTCTTGAAGGGCCTCGTGAGCTGTCTTTTAGGCGCCGAAGAGCGTGCAAGTCAAGAAGTCGAAGAAGACGATCCTGCGCTCGTGGCTAATGTTGCTGCGCAGAAACACTTCCGCCAGCAGTTGCGTGTCATGTAACTTCCCTAAGCTTCTGTAACAGGTGTAACTTCGGAATCCATGGTGTTGTTGATGAGCTAATTTAGCATGCTTACTCCTTAGttgttttgattattattattctctTTGATGAGTAAAGTGGGGTTATCATCCCATCATTTACTGGAACAAATTAAACAAAGTTGAAAGGTTGATGGCAGGACAACCGAGACAACACACATCACAATTGCACCCGGAAACTGATCGTCTTAGTTGAGATAGTTTCTGATCTTGTCGCAAGCCCGGAACTTATGGTAGATCTGCTCAATTATGCAATCATCTAACCTTTTCCTACTTGGATGGCGAGCAAGCAGGATTACCCCAAATGTATTGTTTTATACGATTCATTGCTTTCGATGAACAAGGAGATGATGTTCGATCTTATGAGCTGTGTGTGTGACGATTCCTTATTCTATCATATAGCCTTCTGTTTTCAGCGACTAGTAACTGGAATTGAGTAAAAATTTCTAGCAGAATCCTCACCAACTCATTGCTTTGGgagtgatagcagataagattttctcaaattatacgaggaaatctctctattctgttgagaaaaatcttctGTTCTTTTCATCGGagagaaaacataaaaaaaaaaaaaaaactcatccaaAAGGAATCCTCACCtaggattttgtttttgttttcacaAACATGCTACCTTACCTTTGGAGGATATGAAAGCTACTTTTATCTAAGGAATAAGCTTACTTCCTCAAAGTATATCTTAGGAGAAAACTGCTTTTTATCTTCGGACAAAACATTCATGATAATATTTAATACCTAGGAGGTTATTCATGCTCTTTATAGTTCTAGAagttagttttttttcttttgcttgtcAAAATTGATATTGAAAATActtatgataaaatcaattgggatTATATCATTACAGCTCTTAAGCTTGCTAAGTTTTCGGATCAATTTGTTTAGTGGATATCTTCTTGCATTTCTACTCCTATTTTTGTTTGCATTATTAATGTGGTTCCTCCCGAGTTCTTTTAGTGAGAGGGGTATTAGTAAAGGGGGGCTCATAGTTTGCATTACTATTCACTTTTGATTTGTTTTTCTTAACAAAGCTCATGATGATAAGCTTATAATGcccttttattttaaaatatacttgtccttatcatatttactttatattgatgataccTTTCTTTGTTTTTGACTTACGTGAAATCCTGTAgaaatattttaagaatttttgaaacGTTTGTTAAATGGATAAACATTaggattaatttttaaaaataaaaaatcttatttCCTAGATTAattgaataaaatattaaaataaatattcataatattttgGGTACTTGGGAGGATAGTTTTTCTCTCaaatatgttgatacttatatcATCTCCTATAGATCCTTAATTTTCTTATATGATTATGCACTTAAAAATGTACGAGATATGGTATCCTAGAATAGAGTCTTTTATTAGATTGAaagaataattaattttattatgaattctAACCCTTTATATATTTGATTTTTGGGATGTTGTTACTTTTCCCAAAAATAATGGGGCTTTGGGCGTTCGTGATATCTTTCTCATGTATGCTAAGTGCATTATACAATATTTAGAAATGAAATACACCATTTGGGTTCTGGTCAAGGTCATGTATCAGAATATTAATTTATAGAATCTTGAATTTAATGATTATATTAGGTTGAGTTACGTATTTTTGTAAGTGTAATATTTTCTTTGATTTTACTAAATTTATCAAATATGGACCTCCTACTCGTTCTTTTTGACTCTAGGGTTTGTTATTTAATGTCTTCATTCTTTTCTTTAATGTCTCTCAAGTGGAATAACTCTTTATCGTATGATTTGTTTGGATCAGTTCACTTTGAAAGGGTTACTAGGATAGAGCTTGCTAACTTCCCAATTGAAGATACCCATGGCATTGCCTAATTCAAATCTAATCGAGCTGCTCTATTTGTATTCCTGCTTGGGATGGGTGGCAGTATTTATGGTAGCTTCCAAGTTTAGCTTGTGTTAAGATATTATATTGGAAGTTACAATATGATCGCGTCCTAACTCGGATAGATTAGCTTCTTTTCACATCACACGTGTATTTTGTTAGTAGTATTAGGGGTCTATTGGTCCTTTAATTTTTAGTTATCCCTTTGTTACTAGTTTTTAGAGTTATTTTCATAACTATTTGGGCATAAACTTTGGACCAAGGAAGGGGCATATACTACTCTACTGCATAGATATTAAGATATATTATTGCTAGTTCTCTTTGGATCTTTTGGCAGGCTAGAAATGATGCtagttttaatgaaatttctcaaTAAATTTTCTTTTACCCTCTAAGATGAAAAGTAGCAGTTTTGAGGATGGGTTTTGATGGCTCCTACACTTCTAAGTGGATTAAAATTAATTGTGATAGATCCTCCGTTCATGGCTGCTCTAACAATTGTTTTAGCTTTATtgtaagaaataataatattgtCAGGATATCTTatactataaaataattattattattgaggctacACGAACTACATTTAGGAAGGGATATTTAAAACACATATTGAAAGTAACTAATAAATTTTAATCGATATCTTAATTTAACACATTCCTCTACGAGTATcgtcaatttttatttatttttatgaatataaattttttatgtatTTAGAAAGAAAAATGAAATCGTGAATTGGTTGACATCTTTGTTCGACCCACctaatatattaaattttaatatagagATTTACCTCTCCAGCTTGATTATTTGGTTCATTGTGATGTTAACGGTTGTATTTATTTTTGTTCTATTCAATAAAATTTagtttcttattttttaaaataataatagaacagatagaaaaacaaaaaacaaaattaatGCGCATCCAGGGAATCGAACCCTGGTCAGTACCGTGGGAGGGTACTATGATACCACTACACCAGATGCGCTTATCGGTATCACTAATTAAtctaagatattatatatatttagataAGCTTGTTAACCACTTCGTCTGCACGAAGGATGCATGTCACCGAAGCGGGAGGTGCATTCAACCTTCTTACCGTTGACTTCTATTCACCGTCGAATGTGTATATCGTTGACAGCATTTTTATGATCTGATTTGGATGGAAAGCTGTTGACATCCGTCTGTTTGCTTCAGCATAAGTGAACTCCGAGTGTCTCGAGTTCTTCCATTGAAGCCTTGAATTCAGCACAAACTTCACCGGCCCCACCTTCATGCTCATCTATGATAGATTCTCGTGAATTACCACAGAACTCATGGAAAATACTCAGAAACAGGAAGAGGGCATAAACAGACTCGTCTCGGCAACTCAGCTGAATTGCTTGGGTGAAAAGAATAGCATGTTATTACGAAACAACATACCCAATCCATTCAAGTTCTGCCAAGCATAAGCAGCCATATGGTAAATCAATTGTTTCAGAATAGTGTTATGGGATTACCATCGTAATAAACAACAACGCAATCTATCTATATATCACATCAGAGCACAAGTCATCTGAAGACTTCTACTCGGACAAATATCACCTTATGTAAAGTCCTATGTTGAGATATCCTCAACTCACTGCTGTAACAGTAGCTCGGCTTCAGCCTTCCTCTGGCTCGTCTTCCTCTGCTTGATCACTGCCAGCTTCTTATGGACACACCATGGAAAACTCAGGAAATGTGGCCTGCTCAAATTCACATTGTAGCGTCCCCAGAATTTGGGGTGATACGTCACGTGATACCAAGCCGATGCCTTGGCATATTCCTCATCGTCGTCATGGTCATGATCACTGCTCTGCTTATCAAACCATGACCTTGCTTCCTTCCTCAGTGACCTCAGTGCTCTCCCCACTGCCTCGCCGTCCTTCTTCTTGGTGAACATCTTCGACATGTTCATTATATGCCCACCTATAATCTCGGCCTCCGTCTTGATGCCGTAATGGTCCATGAGATTCCCCAGCTTAAAATCATATTCCCCTTTGAAGACGAAAGCTTCATCGACGTACTCCTCGAAGCCATCGACCTCCATGTCGGGGTCGTAAGATCTCATAGCCACCTCCTCTGTGAAGGCCTCTACGATGGCAAACCCACAGGCTTTGGTTGCATGGTATAGCTTTCCAAGTATTCCCTGTGACTCGTAGGTATCTTTGTCGAGCTTTTCCATGAAGTCAGGGAACTCCTTGACATGTAGGTGTCGAGGGATTTTCGCAGCAACTCCCGTCTTCGGGAAGTCCACCGCAACGGAGAAGAGCTTTGCGAGCTTTATGCACTCCTTGCTCTCGGCTTTATTGCTTGCCTTGTCGGCAAAAACTGTGTGGGCGTTTGCGATGATCCCTAAGCTGTCATTGACGATATAATTTGCGAAGTACTCCATCACCTCCTACACGATGACATAGACACATATTATCCATTTAGGAACAACGAAAGACTACGATCGATTGTAGTACCTCAATGGTAACATCGTGATCCAATTCCTTGGTTGGCTCAGGGGTATACTCCATGGGTGGGACAACACGCGGCGGAATGAGTTCAGGGTCCCAGCTCACGAAATAGATATCTCCATCCAAGTCACCTCCAGAGCACTCATCCGGATGGGGTCTAGAAAAACAATAATCATGTCATTTAGCGTCAAGGAATGATACTGACTCATTAGAACTGATATTATCAAGCAGTCATCGTCTTTTATCCGGTAAACGTGAAGAAGATTAAGCAGCTAAAAGGGATGCAAGAACCTGAATTGAACTTTAAGAATCATCGGAACAATGTCAAGTAAGAATGTTAAGCATGGCTTACCTTTCCCCTTTCTGAGGAAAAACAACACAATCGATCATATGGTGCAGATCGGGAGCATCAACAGCTGACAGGACACGAACATCTCCAGGATGAAGACAGGGATTCTTGGCAACCACGACTTTGCCCTCCAACACCCTCACACTGTTCGTGAGGAGGCCATCGTCGTGGGACATGGAGCTTCCCGAACGAGAAACTTGAACAAACACCTCCCCGTATTCCAGACTTGCAGTCTCGTCTAAGCACCCCATCATTGCTCTTCCCTGTGGAATAAAAATCCTGGCCTTCGTCCTGAGTTCCAACAGCCTTGAAGCCCTGAATGCTTGCAGAAGCATCGAAAGGAATGGCTCAGCATCAAGCTTATACCCACATAACAACAGCTCTCTCAGTATGCCGGTTCTTTCCCCTGGGGACATGAGTTGAACCGCTTCCCGTGCCCTTTCCGGGTCACTTAAAATCCTGTCCAGGTCGTTCACGGCCTCCtccattttcctctcgaagacttCATCTTCCACTCCCAGCGTCGACAGAAGAGTAATCAACTGACGATTAAGGAAACAAGGCTGGTACCTGCTGTAGGCGAGGACGTCAAGTTTTGTGCTCCTGGAGTCGAACTTGGACATGCTTCTACGCAAAGACAGCTTCGATGTCGATGCTGGATCGACGGCCACCACGCCTTTGTAGCCGGCGTACCTGATTTGGAAGGCAGATGGGGCCGAACTTTCCAAGCCACACTTGGCCGCCACCTTTCTGGCAAATTTAGGAGATATTTTCCCAATGCCATCGGAGAACACGTAGCCCTCGCGTTCAACATCAGGAATGCACTCGATTTCATGTCCATTGACGTACATTGTTTCAGTGGAGGAACCGAAGGATTGACCGAGCCTGGCAGCATATTTAGCAACGTTTCTTATCTTGCTAAACTTGCCCATCCGTTGCCTGATGCTGTCCGCAGTAGATTCACCACTCGAGGCAAACATCCAAGCGGAACTTTCCCTGAGCTGACTGGATGAGAAGGCGAGGAACTCAAACTTCTTATCACCAACGGTGATGCCATTCCTCAGCGTTGACAGTATTCTCCAATAAAGCGCAGTACGGTTGTCGTCGTCCGCAGAAGACGATCGAGATAATATATCAGTGGAGTGCATCTTTTCGCCGTCCTCATCGACGAAGGA
This DNA window, taken from Musa acuminata AAA Group cultivar baxijiao chromosome BXJ3-7, Cavendish_Baxijiao_AAA, whole genome shotgun sequence, encodes the following:
- the LOC135641987 gene encoding probable RNA-dependent RNA polymerase 1: MDGKTVGISGFPSRVTPIEVAAFLEKHTGEGSVIALKLKSPKNSRVFAIVQFSRKEEAQDLTVMTQRKSLSYDGSYLKTRDMKRDIIAKPRKPSFVLENVKLLLGCPLSHNRLSVLWSVVDVKVSFGLEVRNIFFSLTHEGRSYKLEVAHESIREIHLHRSLPHRPKLLVIQVVAAPKIYEIPLGKTGSLQEDPKSNYCRDPQDEQWVRTTDFTPSRSIGQSCALCLQLPFDCNLPDIQDFFVPYTEVEGRYDLKTGSSYSSNLDLVPVVEPRAGVKLPYAILFKINHLVQNGTLSGPTLNRKFYSLLHPSAFVPTEYIERALEMMSTLNHSCFDPSGWLKEQYENFRSSERPINSPTISLDPSLVYVHRVQVTPSKVYFYGPEINVSNRILRQYHSELDNFLRVSFVDEDGEKMHSTDILSRSSSADDDNRTALYWRILSTLRNGITVGDKKFEFLAFSSSQLRESSAWMFASSGESTADSIRQRMGKFSKIRNVAKYAARLGQSFGSSTETMYVNGHEIECIPDVEREGYVFSDGIGKISPKFARKVAAKCGLESSAPSAFQIRYAGYKGVVAVDPASTSKLSLRRSMSKFDSRSTKLDVLAYSRYQPCFLNRQLITLLSTLGVEDEVFERKMEEAVNDLDRILSDPERAREAVQLMSPGERTGILRELLLCGYKLDAEPFLSMLLQAFRASRLLELRTKARIFIPQGRAMMGCLDETASLEYGEVFVQVSRSGSSMSHDDGLLTNSVRVLEGKVVVAKNPCLHPGDVRVLSAVDAPDLHHMIDCVVFPQKGERPHPDECSGGDLDGDIYFVSWDPELIPPRVVPPMEYTPEPTKELDHDVTIEEVMEYFANYIVNDSLGIIANAHTVFADKASNKAESKECIKLAKLFSVAVDFPKTGVAAKIPRHLHVKEFPDFMEKLDKDTYESQGILGKLYHATKACGFAIVEAFTEEVAMRSYDPDMEVDGFEEYVDEAFVFKGEYDFKLGNLMDHYGIKTEAEIIGGHIMNMSKMFTKKKDGEAVGRALRSLRKEARSWFDKQSSDHDHDDDEEYAKASAWYHVTYHPKFWGRYNVNLSRPHFLSFPWCVHKKLAVIKQRKTSQRKAEAELLLQQ